Proteins encoded within one genomic window of Fusarium musae strain F31 chromosome 4, whole genome shotgun sequence:
- a CDS encoding hypothetical protein (EggNog:ENOG41), with amino-acid sequence MAIPTLLPGQAELPSTESTKSYWHHEPSEKLIRHRTTAELPSTADVVVVGSGITGTFAARELIKGGCKNVVLLEAREACWGATGRNGGHCQPLIYASKAPVAQFELDTFNFLKDLVSEHNIPCDWETVGGVSHVPSQEILDIVTRHLDRLKKTNPELADDIKVITDQEQLKNLRVSGASAAIYQPNAAKLWPYKLVSWVLESLLEANDSSVFNFQTKTPVEHLQRIGDSWVLHTPRGQIAARKVILATNAYTSHLIPKLSGYIVPVRGQVAALTPSDGSSPLEHSHVWWTPDGGDDYLVQRPSGELITGGERLGSSDGQVGLSRDDSIDPVIAQRLRASLHEAVKLRAPEETEDTSLQATYEWTGIMGYSKDGYPWVGQLPASLGGEDGGLWLSVGYTGHGMPVAARCGIAVSQKILGIADGVELPAQYRIDGGRVDRARDMKIPSTLLDEVMMMIGDGK; translated from the exons ATGGCGATCCCCACGCTACTACCAGGACAGGCTGAATTGCCCAGCACTGAGAGCACAAAATCGTACTGGCATCACGAACCCtctgagaagctcatcagGCATCGCACCACAGCTGAGCTCCCTTCCACAGCCGATGTTGTGGTTGTTGGCAGTGGTATCACGGGGACATTTGCAGCGAGAGAACTTATTAAGGGGGGCTGTAAGAACGTGGTGCTTCTCGAGGCAAGAGAGGCCTGTTGGGGAGCTACAGGAAGA AATGGTGGTCATTGCCAGCCCCTTATTTACGCCTCCAAAGCTCCAGTCGCTCAATTTGAACTTGATACCTTTAACTTCCTAAAGGACCTTGTATCAGAGCACAATATCCCTTGTGACTGGGAGACAGTTGGAGGTGTGTCCCACGTCCCTTCACAGGAAATCCTCGACATCGTGACCCGGCATCTAGACCGTCTAAAGAAAACCAATCCCGAGCTTGCGGACGATATCAAGGTAATAACAGATCAGGAGCAGCTCAAGAACCTGCGAGTTTCAGGGGCATCTGCTGCCATATACCAGCCCAACGCCGCTAAGCTATGGCCATATAAGCTTGTTAGCTGGGTTCTTGAGAGTCTCCTTGAAGCAAACGACTCAAGCGTCTTCAATTTTCAAACAAAGACGCCCGTGGAGCATCTTCAGCGGATTGGTGACTCTTGGGTTCTCCACACCCCTCGCGGCCAGATAGCAGCCAGGAAAGTCATCCTAGCAACTAACGCTTATACCTCACACCTTATTCCGAAGCTATCTGGGTACATAGTTCCCGTGCGTGGTCAAGTTGCTGCTCTCACCCCTTCAGACGGCAGCTCACCACTAGAGCATAGCCACGTGTGGTGGACACCAGATGGAGGAGACGACTATTTAGTCCAGAGACCTTCGGGTGAACTTATCACTGGCGGTGAGAGATTAGGCTCGTCCGATGGCCAAGTCGGACTATCGCGGGACGATTCGATCGACCCAGTTATAGCTCAGCGATTGCGTGCTTCACTTCATGAGGCCGTCAAGCTAAGGGCACCAGAAGAAACCGAGGACACTTCTCTCCAAGCTACTTATGAGTGGACTGGCATAATGGGCTATTCGAAAGATGGCTATCCGTGGGTTGGCCAACTACCCGCTTCTTTAGGcggtgaagatggtggcCTCTGGCTTAGTGTTGGTTATACGGGGCATGGTATGCCAGTTGCAGCGAGATGTGGAATAGCGGTTTCCCAGAAGATATTGGGGATCGCGGATGGTGTGGAGCTGCCGGCCCAATATCGAATTGATGGAGGGCGAGTTGATAGGGCTCGAGATATGAAGATACCCTCAACACTGTTGGACgaagtcatgatgatgattggtGATGGAAAATGA
- a CDS encoding hypothetical protein (EggNog:ENOG41~BUSCO:EOG09260W9L), producing the protein MSFSNSSGGTLALPSPTHAHHIDVTSAVRTLRRSISRSPSKFLTRSNSQNSLSPESPHQTSPQSPCRRFGATPQNQQLLPSHTRSAPPHINGAPHSSAFTPFRPSVRLSLRSAKAGKTSPSRPLTRARASPKSPLKRALNMAPDSGNSLPAVPLASVIDVSGQENNALGATSPISVSPVKRRSLTLDVAGSSPTSFLKSLDSNNDGQTVPNNGSLKRSDATMNLDQPSQGSPVAKRRSLHGISGLGQNEDQNIFGANTTSSQSFYIHEDSSTEYEIAGTSGSPFRDPVPSPTPATTNVPKRSSSLRKSTLQQRYGERGSWGRRSGERQLAQMSSEYSPVRSRPRLSLDQFVPPPVPQESPFVSTTPTSKPPPTSFFGDKAHQPHPLSKTLTTSSSGNSLTEEAPIYAPVARMPDRPRPHLFSRSLPLNATRPTGPNNMSKAMATPSNSQLWVGAFNSTGLISKVNRNPEEDADKKMAPPDTPCKKHSNPFATFPPPAGSAMKKRGNNRNSFGGLPSTPFGNSTASFGRPGKGMSIFQRGSASRSARRGSVLGLDGDEHKLFGETIDFSTPMEGDAPPTPTKNTLTPSLSKVSEYSFESPHDNHSPTANRTLHSTTPVFGTSIPREATCKSEVPTTDRPAGKVDNSSRLPDAGRLYSPSSHLPLSSFGRSRARRGLHSPSPLSTVSLSHSLSSPHETFTKAKLCESASPLDGRRTPQTPRESLLPLDTSRLSISQIGDGFSDNMPPPVTPTAGRDLRSSTSLLVTPVNARTSNIDIDASLSSRFDKVEQIGKGEFSVVYRVTQADHQMTFGNLSTTPTTSPTKGRVYAVKKSKHAFQGPKDRDTKVREAEILRTLSYSEHVVQYFDHWDYNNHLYIQTEYCEEGTLDKFLGTVGRGGRLDDFRIFKILQDLCLGLKDIHDSGFMHLDLKPANILVTFEGVLKIGDFGLAQSCSSAEGVDVEGDREYMAPEMLKGKSCQSADVFSLGLIILETAANVVLPDNGPTWIALRSGDLSEVPSLTWNPSIEVQRDATGNPTEIMHSDDFTSGKTHDPSNLFGPSKRSELLQPPEFMVNATHNSSLDLIVRWMTAQEPSERPTVHQVLELEGLQWVGHHRAAPATVYEGNWGPDEELIPISIAEGGDSDTEMTDV; encoded by the exons ATGTCCTTCTCGAACAGCAGCGGTGGCACACTCGCCCTACCATCACCAACCCACGCCCATCACATCGACGTCACATCGGCAGTTCGCACTCTCCGACGCTCTATTTCACGATCACCTTCCAAGTTTTTAACGCGTTCCAACTCTCAAAACTCGCTGAGCCCCGAAAGCCCCCACCAAACCTCACCTCAATCGCCTTGTCGTCGATTCGGCGCAACGCCGCAAAACCAACAACTTCTACCGTCACACACTCGCTCAGCACCTCCTCATATCAACGGTGCCCCGCATTCAAGCGCCTTTACACCCTTCCGCCCCAGCGTTAGGCTCTCGTTGCGTTCCGCCAAGGCCGGTAAGACATCGCCCTCGAGACCGTTGACACGAGCACGCGCTTCTCCCAAGAGCCCTCTCAAGAGGGCACTCAACATGGCTCCCGATAGCGGCAACTCACTACCTGCGGTACCTTTGGCTTCGGTTATCGATGTATCAGGGCAAGAGAACAACGCTCTGGGAGCTACAAGCCCCATCTCTGTCAGTCCCGTCAAGCGACGCAGCCTCACTCTCGACGTCGCTGGATCTTCGCCGACCTCATTTCTCAAGTCTCTTGATTCCAACAATGACGGCCAGACGGTCCCAAACAACGGGTCATTAAAGCGCAGTGACGCAACCATGAATCTGGACCAACCGAGCCAGGGAAGCCCAGTGGCTAAGCGACGGAGCTTGCATGGAATATCGGGGCTGGGCCAGAACGAGGACCAAAATATCTTTGGTGCCAATACGACATCTTCACAGAGCTTCTATATACATGAAGACTCATCTACCGAATATGAGATTGCGGGTACTAGCGGATCACCATTCCGCGATCCTGTCCCCTCACCAACACCGGCGACGACGAATGTTCCTAAGAGGTCATCGTCCCTACGTAAGTCAACTCTACAACAAAGATATGGGGAGCGAGGATCTTGGGGAAGACGATCCGGTGAACGACAGCTGGCTCAGATGAGCTCCGAATATTCTCCTGTCCGAAGTCGACCTCGCCTTTCTCTGGACCAATTTGTTCCTCCCCCTGTGCCTCAAGAGAGTCCCTTTGTTTCTACAACGCCGACCTCGAAACCACCACCCACTTCCTTCTTTGGCGACAAGGCCCACCAACCACATCCTCTATCGAAGACACTGACGACATCGTCTTCAGGAAACAGCCTAACCGAGGAAGCACCTATTTATGCTCCCGTGGCCCGGATGCCAGATCGACCCAGACCTCACCTTTTCTCACGATCCCTTCCTCTCAATGCGACACGACCTACTGGCCCAAATAATATGTCCAAGGCCATGGCGACACCCAGCAACTCGCAGCTGTGGGTGGGCGCTTTCAACTCTACTGGACTTATTTCCAAGGTCAACCGAAACCCCGAAGAGGATgccgacaagaagatggCCCCTCCCGATACACCGTGCAAGAAGCATTCTAATCCGTTCGCTACTTTCCCTCCACCGGCCGGGAGTGctatgaagaagaggggTAACAACCGGAATTCTTTTGGCGGCCTCCCTTCCACCCCATTTGGTAACAGTACAGCCAGCTTTGGTAGGCCAGGAAAGGGCATGTCGATATTCCAGCGTGGCAGTGCTTCTAGGAGTGCGCGTCGCGGCAGTGTCCTCGGCCTGGACGGTGATGAGCACAAGCTCTTTGGCGAAACGATTGACTTTTCGACACCCATGGAAGGCGACGCTCCCCCTACTCCAACCAAGAACACTTTAACTCCCAGCCTTAGCAAGGTCAGCGAGTACTCATTTGAGAGCCCCCATGATAACCATAGCCCAACTGCCAACCGAACATTACACTCTACTACTCCGGTCTTTGGCACCTCTATCCCTCGAGAAGCAACTTGTAAGTCGGAAGTCCCAACAACGGACAGACCAGCTGGAAAAGTCGACAATTCAAGTCGGCTTCCCGATGCTGGACGTCTGTATTCCCCATCTTCGCATCTGCCTCTATCTTCGTTTGGCCGTTCCCGGGCTCGACGAGGATTACACTCTCCTTCTCCACTAAGCACAGTTTCTTTGAGTCATTCCCTCAGTTCTCCTCATGAGACATTTACTAAAGCGAAACTCTGTGAATCAGCCAGCCCTCTTGATGGACGACGAACACCGCAGACTCCACGTGAGAGTTTGCTGCCTCTCGACACCAGCCGATTGTCTATTTCTCAGATTGGCGATGGCTTCTCTGATAACATGCCACCTCCCGTCACCCCAACAGCAGGACGGGACTTGCGATCATCTACCAGCCTCCTTGTTACTCCTGTGAACGCCCGTACTAGTAACATTGACATTGATGCAAGCCTGTCCTCCCGATTTGACAAAGTCGAGCAGATTGGAAAGGGTGAATTCTCTGTCGTCTATCGTGTCACTCAGGCGGACCATCAAATGACATTTGGCAACCTCAGTACAACCCCGACAACAAGCCCCACTAAGGGCAGAGTCTATGCTGtaaagaagagcaagcatgCGTTCCAGGGACCGAAGGATCGGGATACAAAGGTCCGGGAGGCCGAAATTTTGAGGACTCTTAGCTACTCCGAGCATGTGGTCCAGTACTTCGATCATTGGGACTACAACAACCATCTCTATATTCAAACAGAGTACTGCGAAGAGGGTACCCTCGACAAGTTTCTGGGCACTGTTGGACGAGGTGGACGACTAGATGACTTTCgcatcttcaagattctCCAGGACCTGTGCTTG GGCCTGAAGGATATTCATGATTCAGGTTTCATGCACTTGGATCTCAAGCCGGCCAACATTCTTGTCACGTTCGAAGGTGTTCTCAAGATTGGTGACTTCGGCCTAGCCCAATCCTGTTCATCTGCCGAAGGCGTGGACGTTGAGGGCGATCGTGAGTACATGGCCCCGGAGATGCTCAAGGGCAAATCCTGCCAGTCCGCCGACGTCTTCTCCCTTGgtctcatcatccttgagaCAGCCGCCAACGTTGTCCTACCTGACAATGGACCTACGTGGATCGCCCTTCGCTCGGGAGATCTTTCCGAAGTGCCAAGTCTCACCTGGAATCCCTCTATTGAGGTCCAGCGAGATGCCACTGGTAACCCTACCGAGATTATGCATAGCGATGACTTCACAAGTGGCAAGACACATGACCCAAGCAACTTGTTTGGTCCATCCAAGCGATCGGAACTACTGCAACCTCCTGAGTTTATGGTTAATGCCACCCACAACAGCTCTCTCGACTTGATTGTACGATGGATGACAGCTCAAGAGCCCAGTGAGCGACCAACTGTGCATCAGGTTCTGGAACTTGAGGGCCTGCAGTGGGTTGGCCACCACCGCGCCGCACCGGCAACTGTTTACGAAGGAAACTGGGGACCCGATGAGGAGTTGATCCCTATTTCCATCGCAGAGGGTGGTGACAGCGACACAGAGATGACTGACGTCTAG